In Necator americanus strain Aroian chromosome IV, whole genome shotgun sequence, the following proteins share a genomic window:
- a CDS encoding hypothetical protein (NECATOR_CHRIV.G15803.T1), which yields MREIFDSKVDWKTPLDQKICDEWYKLCKEVDLATLSIPRYVLSPRVGDQKRFGCSQMQAGLQSRCVPSGTIPGPPAPFAARQRSRSIVNRSLDQLTITRSTKIGLSWLTDQTAATVPNPLVLSSRPLVSYQPKK from the coding sequence ATGCGAGAAATCTTCGATTCAAAAGTGGACTGGAAAACTCCGCTCGATCAAAAGATATGCGACGAATGGTACAAATTGTGTAAAGAAGTAGATCTAGCAACATTATCAATTCCTAGGTACGTACTATCACCCAGAGTAGGTGACCAAAAACGTTTTGGTTGTTCGCAGATGCAAGCAGGATTGCAATCACGATGTGTCCCCTCTGGCACAATTCCCGGCCCCCCGGCCCCCTTTGCTGCGCGGCAAAGGAGCCGATCAATCGTCAACCGATCCCTCGATCAGCTGACGATAACACGATCAACCAAAATTGGATTGAGTTGGCTTACCGATCAAACAGCTGCCACTGTACCCAATCCTCTGGTCCTCTCGAGTCGCCCGCTTGTGAGCTACCAGCCGAAGAAATAA
- a CDS encoding hypothetical protein (NECATOR_CHRIV.G15801.T2), whose translation MWCETILSKFPEDIIKSILVASQSQDRQTVDDLMNLLKTEITAKAYVESRLGHKHINKAIPSKTNHDNLRTNRNCLFCHKDNHVSMQCRTVTDQSIRRKMLKEQNRCWKCCSPNHSSFDCQRSDCLKCGQKHHMSLCFKTEQLSQNNSSKPKFVRVGQNQQRQHSWQNREENNRNIPQRFKPINTQVSVEPPQIKENSIQHSQTSKQLILMTAEGNIWNARKQTYEKVLFFFDSGAQKTVIEENLAQQLGLPKNTTEICTITGIGGHIECFESHKVPVKLGTAFGEEICMTIQTKPVITNGFPSVKLNTEDIEFLKTNTICLANSKLRGEHQNPHILVGLDYYHDLVTDPANGIRTPSGFHIAKTVFGPTIYGRGISKVSETANTVCRSLTGISENTEQELLQKMFELDGLVSCRKKPRETKKFKDISRNTRN comes from the coding sequence ATGTGGTGTGAAACAATCTTATCTAAATTCCCTGAAGACATCATAAAATCTATATTAGTGGCCAGTCAATCACAAGACCGGCAAACAGTTGATGACCTCATGAATCTCTTAAAAACAGAGATCACTGCAAAAGCCTACGTCGAAAGCAGACTTGGCCATAAACATATCAACAAGGCCATCCCATCAAAGACCAATCATGACAACTTAAGGACTAATCGTAACTGCTTGTTCTGTCATAAGGACAATCATGTATCAATGCAGTGCCGAACGGTCACGGATCAAAGCATTCGCCGCAAGATGCTTAAGGAGCAGAATCGCTGTTGGAAATGTTGCTCCCCTAATCATAGCAGCTTTGATTGCCAAAGATCAGACTGTCTAAAGTGCGGACAAAAACACCATATGAGCCTCTGCTTTAAGACAGAGCAACTCAGCCAAAACAACAGCTCGAAACCCAAATTTGTTCGTGTTGGCCAAAACCAGCAAAGGCAACACAGCTGgcaaaatagagaagaaaacaatcgaAATATTCCACAAAGGTTCAAACCAATAAACACTCAGGTGTCTGTGGAACCTCCACAGATCAAGGAAAACTCCATTCAGCACAGTCAAACTAGCAAACAATTAATATTAATGACTGCTGAAGGCAATATTTGGAATGCCAGAAAACAAACATATGAAAAAgtgctatttttcttcgactCTGGGGcacaaaaaacagtaatcGAAGAAAATCTTGCACAACAGCTCGGTCTACCCAAGAACACgaccgaaatctgcaccataACCGGAATTGGCGGCCATATCGAGTGCTTCGAAAGTCATAAGGTTCCAGTAAAACTAGGAACTGCTTTCGGAGAAGAAATTTGCATGACCATACAGACCAAACCAGTCATAACAAACGGATTCCCTTCAGTGAAATTGAACACAGAAGATATTGAgttcttgaaaacaaacactATCTGTCTAGCAAATTCAAAGCTTCGTGGTGAACATCAAAATCCACACATTCTTGTTGGACTGGACTACTACCACGATTTAGTTACGGATCCAGCAAACGGAATCCGAACACCATCTGGCTTTCATATAGCAAAAACGGTTTTTGGACCCACAATTTATGGTCGAGGAATCAGCAAAGTAAGTGAAACCGCTAACACAGTATGTCGCAGCCTGACAGGAATTTCCGAAAACACGGAACAAGAACtcttacagaaaatgtttgaGTTGGACGGCCTGGTATCATGCCGGAAGAAACCCAGGGAGacgaaaaagttcaaagatATTTCGAGGAATACTCGAAATTGA
- a CDS encoding hypothetical protein (NECATOR_CHRIV.G15802.T1) produces the protein MSSSADAMLSALDDLDRCDIATLLHHLLPRLDSLENACQTLLERTAPKSICLFCTVDENRDNHHSGRCPRFPDPISKTAQATKLNLRLLCLKAAHEDTCGVKCGSCGLGHNFLLRTSKRQRPQPPTKRPYKK, from the coding sequence atGTCTTCTTCCGCTGATGCTATGCTCTCTGCCCTGGACGATCTGGACAGATGCGACATCGCTACACTATTGCATCATCTGCTCCCCCGCCTCGACAGTCTTGAAAATGCCTGCCAAACGCTTCTGGAAAGGACTGCTCCGAAGTCCATCTGCCTATTTTGCACTGTGGACGAGAATCGTGACAATCACCATTCCGGGAGATGTCCACGGTTCCCGGATCCAATCTCCAAAACAGCACAGGCGACAAAGCTGAACCTGCGCCTCCTCTGCCTAAAAGCGGCACACGAGGACACATGTGGAGTGAAGTGTGGAAGTTGTGGCCTTGGCCACAATTTTCTACTTCGCACCTCCAAAAGACAAAGACCGCAGCCACCCACGAAGCGGCCATACAAGAAGTAA